A single region of the Thermoleophilum album genome encodes:
- a CDS encoding ribonuclease III family protein, which produces MPPRSAGDRAAAPASSRARKDDRRQHETSEHPLAALLDELPRDLYRQVFTHASWAPTRADSYERLAFLGDVVLSLAVSTNLLPRFGEYGAGRLTKLRAQAVSGSACARVARAFAADERLRAEAPAEQQRAVAALIESERVLASICEAAIGACYLAFGLERTRAAVLAAFAEEIERAIEQPFDFKSLLQERLARRAETVEYRIEEEEGPPHRRRFRVAATAGGRVLGRGSGRSKKAAEQEAALAALEQLEREEELAAWGRGDDDRLAACARGDDQS; this is translated from the coding sequence ATGCCGCCGCGCTCGGCCGGTGACCGAGCCGCCGCGCCGGCTTCGAGCCGCGCCCGGAAAGACGATCGGCGCCAGCACGAGACGTCCGAACATCCGCTCGCCGCTCTGCTCGACGAGCTCCCGCGCGACCTCTACCGCCAGGTTTTCACGCACGCCTCCTGGGCGCCGACGCGCGCCGACTCCTACGAACGCCTTGCTTTTCTCGGCGACGTCGTCCTCAGCCTCGCCGTGTCGACGAATCTGCTGCCGCGATTCGGCGAGTACGGCGCGGGGCGGCTCACCAAGCTCCGCGCCCAAGCGGTGAGCGGTAGCGCCTGCGCGCGCGTGGCGCGGGCATTCGCAGCCGACGAGCGACTGCGCGCCGAAGCCCCTGCCGAGCAGCAGCGTGCCGTCGCGGCGCTGATCGAGTCCGAGCGCGTGCTCGCGTCGATCTGCGAAGCGGCGATCGGGGCTTGCTACCTGGCGTTCGGGCTCGAGCGCACGCGCGCGGCCGTGCTCGCGGCGTTCGCCGAAGAGATCGAGCGTGCGATCGAACAGCCCTTCGACTTCAAGTCGTTGCTTCAGGAGCGCCTGGCGCGCCGCGCCGAGACCGTCGAGTACCGAATCGAGGAGGAAGAGGGGCCGCCCCACCGGCGGCGCTTCCGTGTCGCCGCCACCGCCGGGGGGCGCGTGCTCGGGCGCGGCAGCGGGCGAAGCAAGAAGGCGGCCGAGCAGGAAGCCGCACTGGCAGCACTGGAGCAGCTCGAGCGCGAGGAGGAGCTCGCGGCCTGGGGGCGTGGCGATGACGACCGTCTGGCGGCCTGCGCTCGGGGCGACGACCAGAGCTGA
- the rimM gene encoding ribosome maturation factor RimM (Essential for efficient processing of 16S rRNA) codes for MGRKRLVSVGRVGRPHGLDGSFYVAVPDAEHLVEGAEVVVAGRTRRIERRAGTEARPIVRLAGIGDRDGVRALRGEHLLVEQELGDDEWLAAELEGMAVLSDDGRNLGRVNRVLAAPTCSVLEVEGYEDLVPLLADALVGVDLDRRTITVRASFLGDPARR; via the coding sequence ATGGGGCGTAAACGGCTTGTCAGCGTCGGGCGCGTTGGTCGTCCGCACGGTCTCGACGGCAGCTTTTACGTCGCTGTGCCCGATGCTGAGCACCTGGTGGAGGGAGCAGAGGTCGTCGTCGCCGGACGCACGCGCCGCATCGAGCGCCGCGCGGGAACGGAGGCGCGACCGATCGTGCGGCTCGCCGGCATCGGCGATCGTGACGGCGTGCGTGCTTTGCGAGGCGAGCATCTACTTGTCGAACAGGAGCTCGGCGACGACGAGTGGCTCGCGGCTGAGCTCGAGGGCATGGCGGTCTTGAGCGACGACGGCCGTAACCTTGGTCGCGTGAACCGGGTGCTAGCGGCGCCGACTTGCTCGGTGCTGGAGGTGGAGGGGTACGAGGATCTCGTTCCCCTGCTCGCCGACGCCCTCGTAGGGGTCGATCTCGACCGGCGCACGATCACCGTGCGGGCCTCATTTCTCGGCGATCCCGCGCGGCGGTGA
- the ftsY gene encoding signal recognition particle-docking protein FtsY, protein MAVDWSEALLLPAGVGPRERDARRAGGKGLFARLRESLRKTREALQSELGASVLGRVDDALFERLEEALVRADVGVPATARLVQQLENEVAAGNVDGGDIGARLRELIAAALVPAGAETRLDLRAQPAVVMFVGVNGTGKTTTIGKFAAALRRECGVRVLLAAADTYRAAAVDQLVVWAERAGAEIVRGSPGQDPGSVAYDAIEAARARAVDVVLVDTAGRLHTRTPLMEELAKVRRVIGERLPGAPHETLLVIDATTGQNGLRQARAFADACAVTGIVLTKLDGTAKGGIALAIAEELGLPVKLVGVGEALDDLRPFDARAFAAAFVE, encoded by the coding sequence ATGGCGGTCGACTGGAGCGAGGCACTGCTCTTGCCGGCGGGAGTCGGGCCGCGCGAGCGCGATGCGCGACGCGCCGGCGGCAAAGGCCTTTTTGCGCGCCTGCGAGAGAGCCTGCGCAAGACCCGCGAGGCGCTGCAGAGCGAGCTCGGCGCGAGCGTCCTAGGCCGCGTCGACGACGCTCTCTTCGAGCGCCTGGAGGAGGCGCTCGTCAGGGCCGACGTCGGCGTTCCTGCGACAGCACGGCTCGTCCAGCAGCTCGAAAACGAGGTGGCTGCCGGCAACGTGGACGGCGGCGATATCGGTGCGCGTCTGCGTGAGCTGATCGCAGCGGCGTTGGTGCCCGCCGGGGCGGAGACGCGGCTCGACCTGCGCGCGCAGCCGGCGGTCGTGATGTTCGTCGGCGTCAACGGCACCGGCAAAACGACCACGATCGGCAAGTTCGCCGCGGCGTTGCGGCGCGAGTGTGGTGTGCGCGTGCTGCTGGCGGCAGCCGACACCTATCGCGCCGCCGCCGTCGACCAGCTCGTGGTGTGGGCCGAGCGGGCGGGAGCCGAGATCGTGCGCGGCAGCCCGGGCCAGGACCCGGGGTCGGTCGCTTACGACGCGATCGAGGCGGCGCGGGCGCGCGCCGTGGACGTCGTGTTGGTCGACACCGCTGGGCGCTTGCACACACGCACTCCGTTGATGGAGGAGCTCGCGAAGGTGCGGCGCGTAATCGGCGAGCGCTTGCCCGGCGCGCCGCACGAGACACTGCTCGTGATCGACGCCACGACCGGTCAGAACGGGCTCCGCCAAGCGCGCGCTTTCGCCGACGCCTGCGCCGTGACGGGCATCGTTCTCACCAAGCTCGACGGCACCGCCAAAGGTGGGATCGCGCTGGCGATCGCCGAAGAGCTCGGCCTGCCGGTGAAGCTGGTGGGCGTCGGCGAGGCGCTCGACGACCTGCGACCCTTCGACGCGCGCGCGTTCGCCGCCGCTTTCGTCGAGTAG
- a CDS encoding KH domain-containing protein — translation MGSLEDFVAFLARSVVTDPDAVEVRSWHDDEEDALVIEIHVAESDAGHVIGRSGRTAEAIRQVVKAAAARRGGRVLVDIVA, via the coding sequence GTGGGCTCGCTCGAGGATTTCGTCGCGTTCCTCGCGCGCTCTGTCGTAACCGATCCCGACGCGGTCGAAGTCCGCTCGTGGCACGACGACGAGGAGGACGCGCTCGTGATCGAGATCCATGTCGCCGAAAGCGATGCCGGCCACGTCATCGGACGCTCCGGTCGCACCGCCGAAGCGATCCGTCAGGTCGTGAAAGCCGCGGCAGCGCGCCGCGGGGGCCGGGTACTCGTCGACATCGTCGCTTAA
- the rpsP gene encoding 30S ribosomal protein S16: MPVKVRLTRVGNRNNPIWRVVVADDRSPRDGRFIEVLGHYNPQRAPSEIAIDRDRLASWLARGAQPTRAVRRLVEALERGRPPAAEVRADEAAAARRSGVAANAGAAAADQGSDAEAASSAEATTDAEAAAGSESSAESAGDGAASDSSPGAAAAASVGEDSGEGDSAAGEEAGAGDGA, encoded by the coding sequence ATGCCGGTCAAGGTCCGTCTCACACGCGTCGGTAACCGCAACAACCCGATCTGGCGGGTGGTCGTCGCCGACGACCGCAGCCCCCGCGACGGGCGCTTCATCGAGGTGCTCGGGCACTACAACCCGCAGCGGGCGCCTTCGGAGATCGCTATCGATCGCGACCGTCTCGCAAGCTGGCTGGCCCGCGGAGCACAGCCGACGCGTGCGGTGCGCAGGCTCGTTGAGGCGCTCGAACGCGGCCGCCCGCCGGCAGCCGAGGTGCGTGCCGACGAAGCTGCCGCCGCTCGCCGCAGCGGCGTAGCTGCAAATGCTGGGGCGGCTGCCGCCGACCAGGGCAGCGACGCCGAAGCCGCCAGCAGCGCCGAGGCGACCACGGACGCCGAAGCCGCGGCGGGCTCCGAGTCGTCGGCCGAATCCGCCGGCGACGGCGCTGCTTCCGACTCCTCGCCTGGCGCAGCAGCTGCCGCCTCTGTTGGCGAAGACAGCGGCGAGGGCGACAGCGCCGCTGGCGAAGAGGCGGGCGCTGGCGACGGTGCCTGA
- a CDS encoding chromosome segregation SMC family protein, which translates to MYLRSLTLKGFKSFPHRTRLEFGPGISVIVGPNGSGKSNITDAVLWALGEQSPLAVRGQTMRDVLFAGGAGVPSASVAEVEVVIDNSDGRLQSDFSEISIVRRLHRSGEGEYRLNGARCRLADVLEVLSDTGLGKEMHSVVSQGRVEQIVMSRPRERRLVIEEAAGLGKHRKRRHRAQLKLERTRANLERLLDIEREARTRLRPLRRQAEAAEQHARLERQELEVRYELARDALRAAEERAARASERERAARAALERVEQELAAIGEQRSRCERELAARAQRREAAQASVHALEGAAERVAMRVELLRERERVARERRELTAVRIGELEEELRDLARRSGAETEQRIAELERELAELDARREERKREQLAELERELDKAREQLAAAERAFAVLDEQRRALVAERDRARERLRATERELSAARRESARIGSELAAVNQFLARAGAPLAGRATVIEGITCAPGFELALAAALGALLDAAVVPTLDDARALLAGERTPAGAQAVVAGRARRAAAREHPPCPGAVALRERVEAKPELAAFVDAALADVWVVDTLAVVPADFGGLAVTREGESLDGRTGAVARVVRGGAERVLEERRRRDDLARSAQAAAEREHAVAKAVEAAARAVDEIERRRDELELELRERDRARSVEREHVRRLEWALEERRRAPADEGPDGVRRAEIAAELKALRVELEQRAAAQRRAARELETARGAIQRHETVATAAARAAAALERLEGSLRRRCERLAAALRADEGDDGAASGRLRELATRESELQRAARAASEELAAARVEAARSGDAVVAARDELAAVAGRLELDATARTEPLADEERAELEKRRERLARRRAQLGPVNPLAKEEYERARAELEELEAQRRDLEDAIAELDRVIAETDRMIRDGFRATFEAAARNFEEVVAHLFPGGRGRLRLVDADVGPQPLAPTSDVGADRDAAQGGDESEGEGAATVPEHHGVEREPGVEVEVTPAGKATRRLSLLSGGEKSLVALAFLMAVFLARPCPFYILDEVEAALDDINIERFLALLRRYSDRAQFIVVTHQKRTMDAADTLYGVSMGRDGISRVVSRRLRGRPQHELQAAARSA; encoded by the coding sequence ATGTACCTGCGCTCGCTCACGCTCAAAGGGTTCAAGTCGTTCCCGCACCGCACCCGCCTCGAGTTCGGACCGGGCATCTCGGTGATCGTCGGGCCCAACGGGTCGGGCAAGTCGAACATCACCGACGCCGTGCTGTGGGCACTTGGCGAACAGAGCCCGCTCGCGGTGCGCGGCCAGACGATGCGTGACGTGCTCTTCGCCGGCGGGGCGGGGGTTCCGTCGGCGTCGGTGGCCGAGGTCGAGGTCGTGATCGACAACTCCGACGGGCGGCTCCAATCCGATTTCAGCGAGATCTCGATCGTGCGCCGGCTCCACCGCTCCGGCGAGGGCGAGTACCGCCTCAACGGCGCTCGCTGTCGACTCGCCGACGTCCTCGAGGTGCTTTCCGACACCGGTCTCGGCAAAGAGATGCACTCCGTGGTCTCGCAGGGCCGCGTCGAGCAGATCGTGATGTCGCGACCGCGCGAACGCCGGCTGGTGATCGAGGAGGCTGCGGGGCTCGGCAAGCACCGCAAGCGCCGCCACCGCGCCCAGCTGAAGCTCGAGCGCACGCGCGCCAACCTCGAGCGCTTGCTCGACATCGAGCGCGAGGCACGGACGCGGCTGCGACCGCTGCGCCGGCAGGCGGAGGCGGCGGAGCAGCACGCGCGCCTGGAGCGCCAGGAGCTCGAGGTGCGCTACGAGCTCGCTCGCGACGCGCTCCGCGCCGCGGAAGAGCGGGCAGCCCGCGCTAGCGAGCGCGAGCGCGCGGCGCGGGCGGCGCTCGAGCGCGTCGAGCAGGAGCTTGCGGCGATCGGCGAGCAGCGCTCCCGCTGCGAGCGCGAGCTCGCTGCACGCGCCCAAAGACGCGAGGCGGCGCAGGCGAGCGTCCACGCTCTCGAGGGGGCGGCCGAGCGCGTCGCGATGCGTGTCGAGCTGTTGCGCGAGCGCGAGCGCGTGGCCCGCGAGCGGCGCGAGCTGACCGCGGTGCGGATCGGCGAGCTCGAGGAGGAGCTACGCGACCTCGCCCGGCGCAGCGGCGCCGAGACCGAGCAGCGCATCGCCGAACTCGAGCGCGAGCTCGCCGAACTCGACGCCCGGCGCGAGGAGCGCAAGCGCGAGCAGCTCGCCGAGCTCGAACGCGAGCTCGACAAAGCGCGCGAGCAGCTTGCCGCTGCCGAGCGGGCGTTCGCCGTCCTCGACGAGCAGCGCCGGGCGCTCGTAGCCGAGCGTGACCGAGCGCGCGAGCGGCTGCGAGCGACCGAGCGCGAGCTGTCAGCGGCGCGGCGCGAGTCGGCACGGATCGGGAGCGAGCTCGCCGCGGTCAATCAGTTCCTCGCACGCGCCGGCGCACCGCTCGCCGGTCGCGCCACCGTGATCGAGGGCATCACTTGTGCACCCGGGTTCGAGCTAGCGCTAGCGGCCGCGCTAGGCGCGCTGCTCGATGCCGCCGTTGTGCCCACGCTCGACGACGCGCGCGCGCTGCTCGCCGGAGAGCGCACCCCGGCGGGAGCGCAGGCGGTCGTCGCCGGTCGCGCGCGCCGCGCGGCCGCGCGCGAGCACCCGCCCTGTCCGGGCGCTGTCGCGCTCCGCGAGCGAGTCGAGGCGAAGCCCGAGCTGGCCGCCTTCGTCGACGCTGCCCTTGCCGACGTGTGGGTCGTCGACACGCTCGCCGTCGTCCCTGCCGATTTCGGCGGGCTCGCTGTGACCCGCGAGGGAGAGTCGCTCGATGGCCGCACCGGCGCGGTCGCCCGGGTGGTGCGCGGCGGCGCCGAGCGAGTGCTCGAAGAGCGCCGCCGTCGCGACGATCTGGCGCGCTCCGCGCAAGCCGCGGCCGAGCGTGAACACGCTGTCGCCAAGGCCGTGGAAGCCGCCGCTCGTGCCGTCGACGAGATCGAGCGGCGGCGGGACGAGCTGGAGCTCGAGCTGCGCGAGCGCGACCGCGCTCGCAGCGTCGAGCGGGAACACGTGCGGCGGCTCGAGTGGGCGCTCGAGGAACGGCGGCGCGCGCCCGCCGACGAAGGACCTGACGGCGTGCGCCGCGCCGAGATCGCGGCCGAGCTGAAGGCGTTGCGGGTGGAGCTAGAGCAGCGCGCGGCAGCGCAGCGGCGTGCCGCACGCGAGCTCGAGACGGCGCGCGGTGCGATCCAGCGCCACGAGACAGTCGCAACGGCGGCGGCACGGGCAGCCGCAGCGCTCGAACGGCTCGAGGGCTCGCTGCGGCGCCGCTGTGAGCGGCTTGCTGCGGCGCTGCGCGCCGACGAGGGCGACGACGGCGCTGCGAGCGGCCGCCTGCGCGAGCTGGCGACGCGCGAGAGCGAACTGCAGCGCGCGGCGCGCGCAGCGTCGGAGGAACTCGCGGCGGCGCGAGTCGAGGCGGCGCGCTCGGGCGACGCGGTGGTGGCCGCTCGCGACGAGCTCGCCGCCGTAGCGGGCCGCCTCGAGCTCGACGCTACCGCGCGCACCGAGCCACTTGCAGACGAGGAGCGCGCCGAGCTCGAAAAGCGAAGGGAGCGCCTCGCGCGCCGCCGCGCCCAGCTCGGACCGGTCAACCCGCTCGCCAAGGAGGAGTACGAGCGAGCGCGCGCCGAGCTCGAGGAGCTCGAGGCGCAACGCCGCGATCTCGAGGACGCGATCGCGGAGCTCGATCGCGTGATCGCGGAAACCGACCGCATGATCCGCGATGGGTTCCGCGCCACTTTCGAAGCAGCGGCACGCAACTTCGAGGAGGTCGTGGCGCACCTGTTTCCGGGCGGGCGCGGGCGCTTGCGGCTGGTCGACGCCGACGTCGGGCCGCAGCCGCTCGCGCCAACCTCGGACGTGGGGGCCGACCGCGATGCGGCGCAGGGCGGTGACGAGAGCGAGGGGGAGGGCGCGGCCACCGTCCCCGAGCACCATGGTGTCGAGCGCGAGCCCGGCGTCGAGGTCGAGGTGACCCCGGCGGGCAAAGCCACGCGTCGCCTGTCGCTACTGTCGGGCGGCGAGAAGTCGCTCGTGGCACTGGCTTTCCTGATGGCGGTGTTTCTCGCTCGGCCCTGCCCGTTCTACATCCTCGACGAGGTCGAGGCTGCGCTCGACGACATCAACATCGAGCGCTTCCTCGCGTTGCTGCGCCGCTACAGCGATCGCGCCCAGTTCATCGTCGTCACCCACCAGAAGCGCACGATGGACGCCGCCGACACTCTCTACGGGGTATCGATGGGGCGCGACGGCATCTCGCGGGTCGTCTCGCGCCGGCTGCGCGGCCGCCCGCAGCACGAGCTCCAAGCAGCTGCCCGGTCCGCCTGA
- the acpP gene encoding acyl carrier protein, whose product MTRDEILERIREHLAEELELPLERITEDARFREDLDADSLDLVALVVELEDRYGIRIPDEEAAKIETVGQAADYVARHAAALGR is encoded by the coding sequence ATGACGCGCGACGAGATCCTCGAGCGGATCCGCGAGCACCTCGCCGAGGAGCTCGAGCTGCCGCTCGAGCGGATCACCGAGGATGCGCGCTTCCGCGAGGACCTCGATGCCGACTCGCTCGACCTGGTCGCGCTGGTCGTCGAGCTCGAGGACCGCTACGGCATCCGCATCCCCGACGAGGAGGCCGCCAAGATCGAAACGGTCGGCCAGGCCGCCGACTACGTGGCTCGCCATGCCGCCGCGCTCGGCCGGTGA
- the trmD gene encoding tRNA (guanosine(37)-N1)-methyltransferase TrmD, translated as MDIDIFTLFPAWFDWFFAQRHVRRALTLGHRIEAIDLRATTPLRAGQVDDTPYGGGAGMVIRVDVVAAALEARYATDALAVREQRRVIALAPSGRQFDDALAEELAREPGLTLLCGRYEGFDERVHSHLASDVVSIGPYVLSGGELPAMVVVDAVLRKLPGVLGDPASAIEESFSRALGGAPEYPHYTRPAAWRGVRVPDVLLSGDHGRIREWRRAQSRERARIRAEEGGD; from the coding sequence TTGGACATCGACATCTTCACGCTCTTCCCCGCCTGGTTCGACTGGTTTTTCGCCCAGCGCCACGTACGCCGTGCGCTGACGCTTGGTCACCGCATAGAAGCGATCGACCTGCGCGCCACGACGCCGCTTCGTGCCGGGCAGGTCGACGACACTCCCTACGGCGGGGGTGCGGGAATGGTGATCCGCGTCGACGTGGTAGCGGCGGCGCTCGAGGCGCGCTACGCCACCGACGCGCTCGCGGTACGAGAGCAGCGCCGCGTCATCGCGCTCGCGCCGAGCGGGCGGCAGTTCGACGACGCGCTAGCGGAGGAGCTCGCCCGCGAGCCAGGGCTGACGCTGCTGTGTGGGCGCTACGAGGGGTTCGACGAGCGTGTCCACAGTCACCTCGCCTCCGACGTGGTGTCGATCGGTCCCTATGTGCTGTCGGGCGGCGAGCTGCCGGCGATGGTCGTCGTCGACGCGGTACTGCGGAAACTCCCCGGCGTGCTCGGCGATCCAGCTAGCGCTATCGAAGAGTCGTTCAGTCGCGCGCTCGGGGGAGCCCCCGAATATCCGCACTACACCCGCCCGGCGGCGTGGCGAGGAGTGCGCGTTCCTGACGTGCTCCTCTCGGGCGACCACGGGCGGATCCGCGAGTGGCGTCGCGCCCAGAGCCGCGAGCGGGCGCGGATCCGCGCGGAGGAGGGCGGCGACTAG
- the ffh gene encoding signal recognition particle protein: MFESLSERLQEALGGVRSRGRLSPDDVDRALRQVRLALLEADVDFRLVREFTARVRERAVGSEVLESVNPAHQVVKIVADELTELLGGTTSDFALPRAQPAVVLLAGLQGSGKTTAAAKLAHHLRSERGLDVALAACDLQRPAAVEQLRLLGERAGCPVYERGTAGRAVDTAAWALEQARDDGRDALIVDTAGRLHIDEELMAELEAIRDRVRPHRVLLVLDAMTGQEAVAVATAFLERVPFDGLVLTKLDGDARGGAALSVKAATGRPVMFASTGERLEDFDVFHPDRIAQRILGMGDVLTLVERAQREIDERKAAELERKMRRAELTLEDFLDQLRQVRRMGPLTNLLGMLPGVGSQLAGLDLDERQLDRVEAMILSMTPEERRRPEIIDASRRRRIARGSGTTPQEVAQLVKQFQAMRKLMRDLSRGRLGALRSLLSR, from the coding sequence GTGTTCGAGTCGCTCTCGGAACGGCTGCAGGAAGCGCTCGGGGGGGTTCGTTCGCGCGGGCGGCTCTCGCCCGACGACGTCGACCGCGCGCTGCGCCAGGTCCGGCTGGCGCTGTTGGAAGCTGATGTTGATTTCCGTTTGGTGCGCGAGTTCACGGCCCGTGTGCGCGAGCGCGCGGTCGGCAGCGAGGTGCTCGAGTCGGTCAACCCCGCGCACCAGGTGGTCAAGATCGTCGCCGACGAGCTCACCGAGCTTCTCGGCGGCACTACCAGCGACTTCGCGTTGCCGCGCGCCCAGCCTGCGGTGGTTCTCCTCGCCGGACTGCAGGGCTCGGGCAAGACGACTGCGGCCGCCAAGCTCGCTCACCACCTGCGCAGCGAGCGCGGCCTCGACGTCGCGCTCGCGGCCTGCGACCTGCAGCGGCCGGCTGCCGTCGAACAGTTGCGTTTGCTGGGCGAACGGGCGGGCTGCCCGGTCTACGAGCGCGGAACCGCGGGCCGCGCTGTCGACACCGCCGCTTGGGCTCTCGAGCAAGCTCGCGACGACGGACGCGACGCGCTGATCGTCGACACCGCCGGGCGGCTGCACATCGACGAGGAGTTGATGGCCGAGCTCGAGGCGATCCGCGATCGCGTGCGCCCGCACCGGGTGTTGCTGGTGCTCGACGCGATGACCGGACAGGAGGCGGTCGCTGTGGCGACGGCGTTCCTCGAGCGGGTTCCGTTCGACGGGCTCGTGCTCACGAAGCTCGACGGCGATGCCCGGGGCGGCGCGGCTTTGTCGGTGAAAGCAGCGACCGGCCGCCCGGTGATGTTCGCCTCGACGGGCGAGCGACTCGAGGATTTCGATGTCTTCCACCCCGACCGCATCGCCCAGCGGATCCTCGGCATGGGGGATGTCTTGACGCTCGTCGAGCGCGCCCAGCGCGAGATCGACGAGCGCAAGGCGGCCGAGCTCGAGCGCAAGATGCGCCGCGCCGAGCTGACGCTCGAGGATTTTCTCGACCAGCTCCGCCAGGTCCGGCGCATGGGCCCGCTGACGAATTTGCTGGGAATGCTGCCGGGCGTGGGGTCGCAGCTGGCCGGCCTCGATCTCGACGAGCGGCAGCTCGATCGCGTCGAGGCGATGATCCTCTCGATGACGCCGGAGGAGCGACGCCGCCCCGAGATCATCGACGCCTCGCGCCGCCGCCGCATCGCGCGTGGTTCGGGCACTACGCCGCAGGAGGTCGCCCAGCTCGTGAAGCAGTTCCAAGCAATGCGCAAGCTGATGCGCGACCTGAGCCGGGGCCGGTTGGGCGCGCTGCGCTCGCTGCTCTCGCGGTGA